A stretch of DNA from Augochlora pura isolate Apur16 chromosome 8, APUR_v2.2.1, whole genome shotgun sequence:
GAAACGCAACCATTTTAACAACTCTTGCCAAATGTCAATGTGACCTTCCCGATTGGATAGTTCGTACAAGAAGTTTTTCTCATCTTTGCAAGTCATATTTGCTGTCCAAAGAGTAATGCTTTTCTTTAGTTTCTTAATATTGAGTTTGGTGGGCTTTGCTGAATATGTCTTCTTGAGGAAATGAATCACGCCCCTCATGGCCGATTTTATCTCTGGGTCCACCGGTGACGTCAAGTACTGACCGCCATCATCTTCCATATAATAGaactaaattgaaatatatatacataatgtaCACTGAACAATTATCAACTGCTTttgataaaatgttattacgtTTGCATTCGTACCTTAACTTTCGAAAGGTCTACATCTTCATCTAAACGTAAAAGGTGTGCATTCTTgtttgcaagaatttttaaagtagGCTTCAAATCTTGAGCGTACCTACACATAGGACCAATGGCGAGCAATTGGGCTTGATCTTCGCTGTGAGTGCTTGGATACTGACCATCGTTTGAAACAATGCATTTTGAAGGCTTATGCCcgaaaattccattaaaaaaactTGGCATGCGAATAGAACCTCCGATATCCGAACCGATTCCCAATGGGGAACCAGCTGCCGCTTGTATGCAGCCCTCGCCTCCTGATGAACCTCCAACAATGTGCCTGGTGTTGTACGGATTTTTTGTAGTACCATATAAACAATTACTACTTTCCCACCACATTGCCAGctctgaaatatttgttgtcgCAAGGGGGATTGCTCCTGCGGCTCTCATTAAACTTACTACTTCCGCATCACGTTCGGCAACTACATCTTTGCGAGCAACCAGGCCAGCTGTTTGCTTCATTTTCGCTATTCCTATACAATcctgtaaacaattttcaaattgtgtTTATTCATGTAGACATAATGGTAGTGCTTGCTGTGCCAAATTTACCTTTGTTGTGAAAGGCACTCCAAAAAAGGGTTTCTCCTCAGCTAATGCTTCCAGTGACGAAGCATCTTTAGATCTTAAGAATTCGTCACACTTTCGCGCATCTTCTAGAGCATCTTCAAAACGATCCTCCACTATACAATTTAACACTGGTTGAATTTCCTTTATTCTCTTTATAAATGATTGTACTACACTTTCTGAAGTAAACTATAAAGACAAGATGGCacttgtaattaattactgtGTATCATTTCACCTACAGGATATTACAAAGCAacatagttttaatatttattataccaaaACTATTCTTTATTGATTAAcacataaatatttgaaaattctttctcACCAGTTTACTCCTAATGTTACGTGCTAAGTCTGTTGCactatataacaaaataatgtccTTTATAGGAGGTTGACATTCAGCAGGACCTTTTATTATggcaataaatttaattatgtgcCCGACTACAAACTCAAGTACTCGGTGGATCACTCTCAATATTTGCCCCCTGAATTGCATCTTTTTAGTTTTGCTGGACACCTATCTGAAATACAAACAAGTAgtcaataattaatgatagTTACTGAGAGATTAAATTACCGGTATCGCAGATCGGTGAAATACAGATACGACTGCAATGAATATtccataattaaatataatgtttattatatttaatgatgtattatttataccatCGAAGAACAAAAAGATTGTTGAGCCAGGAGGATAGTAAAACAAAGTATTCAACGTTCCGTTCTTGTCTGCTTGCGTAAGCCGGGTAACgtttatttttgagaattacGTTGTTCTAACGATCACTTTTGAACCGGTACTAATACACAAAGAGCATGCGAAACACTGTAATATTCATGGGACAGATATGTATAAAACGTGGGGTTCTACACAGTACTTTTTGttaagaaaatgtaattgcaGTGACCGATGTAATAATCTCTGTTCTCTGAAttatgaaaaacattttaatagtCTAGAGTCTAGATGACGTGCAACgcatacaattattttccagaGAGGATTAAAATATAGTGTAACACATTTACACGACTGTGATATCGCATTTACTCGCTTAAAAAACTTCAAAGATAACTGTTTCGAGAGCAACTGTGCTAATTCCGTGCAAataatagagtgaaatagTCACAATTCGAAAGTAGAGAGGTACATACGCACGTGTTCCATCTAATATGAATCACCTAATCTTCTTCTTCAGCAATGTTATTTGTTTTTGTAACatctaataataaactaatgtGTACTTAATTCGGACGACGTCAGCCGAAGGATACGTACAGAAactaacaataaaaagaattatttccagGTTCGACGGTCTGGAAACGTTTGTCCCTCAGCTTATACGAATATTTTCGTCATTATGTCGTTTAATAGCCGTTGAAAGAGGTCACCGTATCACATCGACACATAGCCCGTCATGCCatgtaatttaatgaaacttatTCTCGCAATTGAATACATACCTCGAGGAATTCTAATTGCTAATAACTGAATTTGCCGGATTCAGCCGACAAACAATATCGCGATAGACTAGACTAATATTTATCGGTTGTCTAGACTAGACCACCTATACCCTCTTTGACAACGCACTCTGGTTATAGCTCATACATTGCTCTGTCTGGCGGATTAATTCCTGACCTTGAATCCCGAATGAATCGAGTTCAGCGTTTTTATGAGGTAACACGCACCGGTATTTATCGATTCACACGTGCTACGAAGCTATCGCTCGAATTTCGTCGTAAATTCCACGCTACtggagaaataattaagtaattgaaATAGTCACGTATGAAGGCTATTTGAAACGCACGCACCACGTGAGTTTAACTGGGATCGCTTCACCGGAGGTCATTTGCGGTGCATTTTGAGTGAACACTGCTGTGAAGGTCTTCACGACAATGTAAAACATAAGTTTTGTGCCTGGCATAAAATGTAACTAAAAAAAGTCAAAGTTTTCATAGAGAAGACGCATCGGTTTTGGTAAATATGCAGCTGAAAAAGGAGTGTCCTTCGATTTTAATGAagtttgaaataaatcgtcAACGTCACGGccgcttttaattttttggaatCTTGTATCCAATAGGAAAAACTGGTTTCGGGGCGGCTCCATTAAACCACATATTTTACCTGTTTTTTTCTTCAGCTTTCACAATTTAAACGAACCGCCGCGATATAATGTAAGTTTAACAGTGTTCGTTCGACCGGAAGTCATACGCGGCGCATTTCAGGCAAATGGTGTCACTTGGTCGGGCCGTTGGGCGTTTTCCATCCGACGGAAGGAAGTTTGCCATAAAGTAACTAAAGTAATGCAGTAAGGTAAATGGGCTTGGTCGATAATcgaaaaagataaattatcAAACGCGACCGATTGATTGATCTAGCGATCACGATATTGGATACCGATCGCTCAATCATGCGTGCAAAGTACATCTTGTATACCTAGAAAGATTCTTCACAAAATCATGACTTTCAATAATGCATTATTCATCAGTGTTATCCATTCTAACGCATGTGATTTTAATCTCTTTATCCCTTGAACATACATTTAAACGACGTGCTTATCGAAGTGCAAATATCTCTAGAGCGTTGTACGAATCTTCTGTGGctagttaattttaaatcgcTCTCTGAGGAATATTGAACCGGTACTGCGTTGTAATATACGTTGAATGTTGATTGACTTTGACTGTCCGGTGCTTTTCGGTACGTTCGCTTACTTACGGCAGAATTTGATGGAAAAACTTGATAGATCGACACAGGCGGGTTTAATCGGTATCGTCTGTCACCTGACCGATCCGAAACTGTTCGCCGGCAACGTGATTTTGTCGACTGATACTACTCTACTAGCAAACTTTGCTATTTACTTACACCTTTGCCGGCATTGATACACTGTGCAGGATACGCGCAATCGCTATAGTTGCTCCTATGCTTGGAACTTACAACCTTTTATGCGCCGGGAAGATATGTATTGGGGATAGACAGTAAGATGGCGGTCAGGTAGCGACAAGAACAATACATTCGGCAATTTGATATTCAACTGGTTTCAATATCTATTATCAATaatgttgatattatttattaattagccgtttaatatttaactctCCGCTGTATCCACAACGTAGATAGGGTGATTCCAATAATAGAAAAGGAAACTCCAGTTTATCAACTGCTGGTATCCATAAACGACATCCGCAAATGGTATCCtgaagttatatttaatatttcggtGTGAAGtaacattttacattaaaaaccGTATGATCAATGAATTTAAGTATTGTTGGGTTTTTCAGTAACAGACTAGAAAAGGTAGTTTTCAATCAGTTTCACGCGATAAGAACTTGTGGTTCAGAAAATTGTCGAGAGACAATCGAACTAAAGTCATTGTTACCACTCGACTGTCAGTTCTATTTACGAGGTTTGTTAAGccttatgtattatatatatatacatatatctgcCGGTCGTTTGAATTGTCGCGCCCGATTGACAACTCCAATGGTGAACTTCGCACGATACTCGGTATTACGCCTGACAGTTTTATCTTTCCAGTACATAGGCAAATATGGGCGATGCGAAAGTGTAAAATATCATAGTTTCATTTCTGGAGAACAAACTTCTCTTTTCGAATTCTTGCAAATAAAAGACACgtgtatttcttctttaaaacataatttttcaaaaccgTTATAATAAgtgattgtaataatataatataattttaacaaagaatAAGTTATCACTCTTGAAACTGTTCCTTGAATCTTTGATTTCCAATTACTGTTGCTGAGACGCGTTATTATGTAgtctacaatttattaacaatagcGTAACGCAACACAGAGCATTATCTTAAACCGGTTTTCGAGTTATCGTGTTCCGACGGTGTTGGTTGTGCCGACACGAAAACCACTGGCACGAAACAAATCCAATTGAACTATTATTTACCTGATTTTTACACGATCGTTTATCTTCCGGAGCAATAAACGCTGGTAGAAAGCTTCAACAACACATTttcgtaatgaaaattttagtaaaatcgTACACAAACAAAGATTGACTTCTCCACTGGAACTAATGAAAGTTGTCAACTTGAGGTTCGTCCAGTGACTGATTTTCGAAAGCAACCCAGATGGCGTCCTGATCATCTCCAGCCGGAGAGGGGGGCAAAGAGAGTAATGGCGTCAATGTGCTCgggtgcgcgcgcgagttTGTGTACGTGTGCGACAGGGTGAATGTCATTTTGTGAACCACTTGCTTCCTTATCACTCGACAAAGAACGTTCATTATTCTTGGTGATTTGAATATTGGCTGGTTCACGCGACGAGTTCACGACGTAACGATATAGTGCTGAAAGAGACTGGCTCCTGTGTTTTTCGACTTGAAATGCGGCTCAGGGTCGTCGTTCGCCATTTCGAGGTTAGGTTCGCCGCCGTGGCGGCTTTTTTGCGTTTCAGTGCATCGCTGCGCTAAACTCCGCGTAACCCCGATCGATTCGACACGGCCCTCCTTGTTAGCGAGAATTTTGTGTATCGATACCGATTAATGCTAATATAAACTTcctgtaaatttatttatagaagtCAGTCGAACAGGCAGCGATACCTGAGTGTCACCGCAAACTAAGCGTTCCAATTGTATGTCATTGTGTGTTCCCATTCGTGCTGCGCTATTTATTAGCCTTGTTTTCGTTAACTCATTAACATAGGATTGGGTCACGTAATTGCTTTCGCGTTACCGTCAATTAGCTTGTCCTTAGAGAATGTAAAAACGTCTTATCGCTTCGcttcgttatttatttgtttgtatcGCTAGATGGGAAATAAacactttatttttccaatcaATCTTTTAGAGTACGTTCCTAAACAGTTTGAATGCCTTTGTAAACCTTTGTCATATGTTGGTGTTCGTGaagataaaaagataaaaatcttATGTAATGATAACTTTCATACGACGTTGAATAAGAAACTCCCGTCTTCATTccagcaaatataaaatttaaatttcgcgcgTTTGTACATGTAGACATCCCAGGAGATTCTTTGAGGAAAATTTGTATgctttaattctttaaatcaaAAGCAGGGAAGGTACGTCTTTGCATTGtttcttcatttaatattaacgacaGTTTCTTTGATCGTTATTTCAGAATTCTGACGTCATTTTATGGtgttatcaattttcaaacgtAACCTCAAACGTAACGTTATTTCGATTAAAGTTACGTCACTTTTTCAGAGGGCCCATTAATCTAATGGACTATTATCTAagtttgtacaatttttcttttaatgctTTAATTGTGTCACCTAACTCGATTGTCTAATTATTCTCGCTAAAcagctttaaaaattatttcatcgcaACTGTTACGAGTTTcagagtatttttatttttgcttatGCGGTGAACTTATAACCTCGCATCAATGTTTATTATTCCGTTGTCTGGTCAGCGTATTGAATAATACAAAAGTGTGCTGGTTTATGGAACCAGTTCCATATTTACATGTATGAATTCTTTAGTCGTGAATCTCGAGGTAAAACCGATTAAGATAATCGAAGGTATTTGGAATCAGAAATAACCCAATACCAATCCAGTCGTTTACTACGTTTCTTAAATCGCCTTTAGCACTCGAAAAAATTCGAGTG
This window harbors:
- the LOC144474555 gene encoding fatty-acid amide hydrolase 2; its protein translation is MQFRGQILRVIHRVLEFVVGHIIKFIAIIKGPAECQPPIKDIILLYSATDLARNIRSKLFTSESVVQSFIKRIKEIQPVLNCIVEDRFEDALEDARKCDEFLRSKDASSLEALAEEKPFFGVPFTTKDCIGIAKMKQTAGLVARKDVVAERDAEVVSLMRAAGAIPLATTNISELAMWWESSNCLYGTTKNPYNTRHIVGGSSGGEGCIQAAAGSPLGIGSDIGGSIRMPSFFNGIFGHKPSKCIVSNDGQYPSTHSEDQAQLLAIGPMCRYAQDLKPTLKILANKNAHLLRLDEDVDLSKVKFYYMEDDGGQYLTSPVDPEIKSAMRGVIHFLKKTYSAKPTKLNIKKLKKSITLWTANMTCKDEKNFLYELSNREGHIDIWQELLKWLRFKSNHTLIALFTAMFERFAVKYGSAKHTQLVQESKELYKEIQDILGEDGIFLYPTHPTAAPMHHEPLIKPFNFSYTAIFNVLGLPATTCPLGLNSQRLPIGIQVIGGLNQDRLTIAVAELLERYYGGWVTPEIQT